Proteins from a genomic interval of Mesobacillus sp. S13:
- a CDS encoding GNAT family N-acetyltransferase, translating into MLDQILELEFAYLATFTTRHDREWGILFLNPDQPAYYDANHAHVHKLVESPDKVVEEVLSFYKKVNIIPRFYIHNPAEQPALLSELKSRGFGYEELTGPVQLWNQKVVKLDKNEGISIEEVTEANFQEALEIECSIEEIGGRAVREKALKEEFSHPAYQHFLLRFNGVACSTACIFAQGSQARMESVATLEEYRGKGLIGHIIQHIQQEVQKQGFENLWVFPINERVEKVYSRYGFDTIMKLTTGHAFLGGKSITEIQNR; encoded by the coding sequence ATGTTAGATCAAATACTTGAGCTGGAATTTGCTTATTTGGCTACGTTTACGACACGCCATGACAGGGAGTGGGGAATTCTCTTTTTAAATCCAGATCAGCCTGCATATTATGATGCGAATCATGCCCATGTTCATAAGCTGGTTGAAAGTCCGGATAAAGTTGTCGAAGAAGTCTTGTCTTTTTACAAAAAAGTAAACATCATTCCACGGTTTTACATTCACAATCCGGCTGAACAACCTGCACTGCTCAGTGAGTTAAAATCAAGAGGGTTTGGATATGAGGAATTAACGGGACCTGTACAATTATGGAATCAAAAAGTGGTGAAGCTGGATAAGAATGAGGGAATTTCAATTGAAGAAGTTACCGAAGCTAACTTTCAGGAAGCACTGGAAATCGAATGCAGCATTGAAGAGATTGGCGGCCGTGCCGTACGAGAAAAAGCTTTAAAGGAAGAGTTTAGTCATCCCGCTTACCAGCACTTCTTGTTAAGGTTCAATGGAGTTGCCTGTTCCACTGCCTGTATCTTCGCACAAGGCAGCCAAGCTCGTATGGAAAGTGTCGCAACACTAGAGGAATATCGAGGTAAAGGGTTAATAGGACATATCATTCAACATATTCAGCAAGAAGTGCAAAAACAGGGTTTTGAAAATCTATGGGTATTCCCTATCAACGAAAGGGTTGAAAAGGTATATAGCCGTTACGGTTTTGATACGATCATGAAACTTACGACAGGTCACGCCTTTTTAGGGGGAAAAAGCATTACCGAAATTCAAAATAGGTAA
- a CDS encoding sensor histidine kinase, translating into MKTLYRKFIIATVLILGISIVIAFILANWVYMTSTRERIDLQNVKVAEEVASSLEQMHSTTHISFTGYLDSISKLGYQLYVLSESGEEFFFGEPFSKKNLPAEAIKVVEEKEIYHGMDNSNSPWMMMNHFSNQLDNTVGVPFTIGDEDYGLYLRPNNKLLFSDVHVIFAWFFVAVSIVSISGVIWFAKHLIQPITKLTEATREITRENFNYPLNIHRSDEIGQLAESFSRMQVQLQHNDQARKSFINNVSHDFQSPLMNIQGYAELLKTQALDEEHLEYVDIIDQESKRLSNLTKQLLLLTSLDQKSYPMKLGVTRIDTQIKDTVRRHQWRLEEKEIEISYHLPPAPILADPELLMTVWDNLLTNGIKYNQTGGSIFIQISGDEEYTTVIFKDTGIGMNKEQASKIFERFYRVDAARKKDGTGLGLSIVKHIIELHNGKIEVESEIQKGTTFTIKLPIEKQTEE; encoded by the coding sequence ATGAAAACTTTATACCGTAAATTCATCATCGCAACCGTTCTCATCCTTGGAATCAGCATTGTGATTGCTTTCATTTTGGCCAACTGGGTCTACATGACCTCGACAAGAGAACGAATCGACCTACAGAATGTAAAAGTTGCTGAAGAGGTTGCATCCAGTCTTGAGCAAATGCACTCCACAACTCATATAAGTTTCACTGGCTATCTGGATTCAATCAGCAAACTAGGCTATCAGCTATATGTACTAAGTGAATCAGGTGAGGAGTTCTTCTTTGGTGAACCTTTTTCGAAAAAGAACCTCCCAGCAGAAGCAATAAAGGTGGTTGAAGAAAAGGAAATCTATCATGGAATGGACAATTCAAACTCTCCATGGATGATGATGAACCATTTTTCCAATCAGCTGGATAATACCGTCGGCGTCCCCTTTACGATTGGTGACGAGGACTATGGCTTGTACCTGAGACCCAATAACAAATTGTTATTTTCAGATGTCCATGTCATTTTCGCCTGGTTTTTCGTCGCGGTTTCAATCGTCAGCATCAGCGGTGTCATTTGGTTTGCCAAACACCTGATTCAGCCGATCACCAAGCTGACTGAAGCCACAAGGGAAATCACCAGGGAAAATTTCAACTACCCATTGAACATACATCGAAGTGATGAGATTGGCCAGCTTGCCGAAAGCTTCAGCAGGATGCAGGTTCAATTGCAGCATAATGATCAAGCGCGGAAATCCTTTATTAATAATGTATCCCATGATTTTCAATCACCTTTGATGAATATCCAGGGATATGCGGAGCTTTTAAAAACACAGGCCCTCGATGAGGAGCACCTTGAATATGTCGATATCATTGACCAGGAATCGAAGCGGCTGTCCAATCTGACGAAACAGTTGTTGCTTCTTACTTCACTTGATCAAAAATCTTATCCAATGAAGCTTGGTGTCACAAGGATTGACACACAAATCAAGGATACGGTCAGAAGGCATCAATGGCGGCTGGAAGAAAAGGAGATTGAAATCTCCTACCACCTCCCCCCTGCCCCCATTCTCGCTGATCCTGAACTTTTGATGACAGTCTGGGACAACCTGCTTACGAATGGAATTAAATACAATCAAACGGGCGGCAGTATTTTCATCCAAATTTCTGGAGACGAAGAATATACAACGGTCATCTTCAAGGACACCGGAATCGGCATGAATAAGGAGCAAGCTTCAAAGATCTTCGAACGCTTTTACCGTGTCGATGCCGCACGAAAGAAAGATGGAACAGGATTGGGACTGTCGATTGTTAAGCATATTATTGAATTGCACAACGGAAAAATTGAAGTGGAGAGCGAGATTCAAAAAGGTACCACTTTTACGATAAAGCTCCCTATAGAAAAACAGACGGAGGAATAA
- a CDS encoding response regulator transcription factor, whose translation MRILVVDDDVNIQRLVTIHLTQEGYQVFKANDAEEALSLIEKQNVDLAIVDVMMPGMNGFELTKILTDDWEIPVILLTAKGQLSDKEEGFLSGSEDYIVKPFEVKELLFRVAVVLRRMQKVIDSIIQAGNMRIDRNSFEVEINQETILFPLKEFELLSILASRINKTTPRASLIEQAWGADYEGSEQTLNTHINRIRDRLKKHYASVEIQTIRGIGYRLEELK comes from the coding sequence ATGAGAATTTTGGTTGTCGATGATGATGTAAATATTCAAAGACTCGTAACCATCCATTTAACACAGGAAGGATATCAGGTTTTCAAAGCCAATGATGCCGAGGAGGCATTATCACTAATTGAAAAACAAAACGTCGACCTGGCGATTGTCGATGTGATGATGCCTGGAATGAATGGCTTCGAATTGACAAAGATCCTTACCGATGATTGGGAGATTCCCGTCATCCTCCTGACCGCAAAAGGCCAGTTAAGCGATAAAGAAGAAGGATTCCTGTCAGGCAGCGAGGATTATATTGTAAAACCTTTCGAAGTGAAGGAGCTTTTATTCAGGGTGGCCGTTGTCCTCCGGAGAATGCAAAAGGTAATCGATTCGATCATCCAGGCCGGGAATATGAGGATTGACCGCAACAGTTTTGAGGTGGAAATTAATCAGGAAACGATTCTTTTTCCGCTGAAGGAGTTCGAACTGTTGAGCATCCTCGCCTCACGGATCAATAAGACCACTCCCCGCGCATCTTTGATTGAACAAGCCTGGGGAGCGGACTATGAGGGCAGTGAACAAACGCTGAATACCCACATCAACCGCATCCGGGACCGTCTGAAAAAGCATTACGCTTCAGTGGAAATCCAGACAATCCGGGGAATTGGTTACAGACTAGAGGAATTGAAATGA
- a CDS encoding MMPL family transporter yields the protein MKKMLYSITDWVSTKRGMWITIIAWLVLMLGLSAGPQLGDYKINNFQSLPDEAKSIIAQNKTEEFFPNEQGTPGILVFHNENGDINLDEVNQILDGIISENIEGIRNIVDTRSLPPQALSGFISEDQSTMIVPMELEQGLGNDDYAEINDKATEIGTGIADKLDSTAFYITGPAGISGDSIKLFERADFVLLLATVGIILILLIVIYRSPLLAIIPLLATAIVYQVVNQSVALLGAGGLEINNQTTSIMSILLFAAVIDYSLFVFSRFREELNHYENKFDAMKHAMRATGEPVFFAGGTVLAAMLVLLFADFRDYQNFAPIFGTAMFFIMLASVTLVPALFTLFGRKAFWPKVPKYGVETEVKHGVWGPIARFVVNKPGLSGGLVAIFLIVSALNVFNLEYEFDMVKSFPEDLPSRVGYEIVEQRFDKGELAPTTLLIAADNSLTEADAVEITEKLKGDKEIASVRLSAITENNEAAKFSIALAMNPYSIEAMDYIEDLQKKTPEILDELGLDAEAYYSGVTPKLVDEREYNNGDIIKIVLLETALILGLLVVLTRRWKMPIYMMGTILLSFVSALGLGVFLIDVLFGYDAISTRVPVYAFIFLVALGIDYNIILASRFIEERKKHNVKEALEIAIRNTGGVISSAGIILAATFAALTTMPIADLFIFGFMVAIGILIDTFLVRGMLLPALILFFEKDKQTSPEIQ from the coding sequence GCGCAAAATAAAACGGAGGAATTTTTTCCGAATGAACAGGGTACTCCCGGTATTCTCGTTTTCCATAACGAAAACGGCGACATTAATCTCGACGAAGTGAATCAAATCCTTGATGGAATCATTTCAGAGAACATCGAAGGAATAAGAAATATCGTTGATACTCGTTCCCTTCCACCGCAGGCGCTGAGTGGTTTTATCTCAGAGGATCAATCGACAATGATTGTCCCGATGGAGCTTGAACAAGGATTGGGCAATGACGATTATGCTGAAATCAATGATAAGGCAACTGAAATTGGTACTGGAATCGCTGATAAGCTTGACAGTACAGCTTTTTATATCACTGGTCCTGCCGGGATTTCAGGTGATAGCATCAAGCTATTTGAACGGGCAGACTTCGTACTGTTATTGGCAACGGTCGGAATCATCCTTATCCTGCTAATTGTGATCTATCGATCGCCATTGTTGGCCATCATTCCACTATTGGCGACAGCCATTGTCTATCAGGTCGTGAACCAGAGTGTTGCCCTCTTGGGAGCTGGCGGACTGGAAATCAATAATCAAACAACATCAATCATGAGTATCCTTCTGTTCGCAGCTGTTATTGACTATTCTTTATTCGTATTCTCACGTTTCCGCGAAGAACTGAACCATTACGAAAATAAATTCGATGCCATGAAGCATGCGATGCGTGCGACAGGTGAACCGGTCTTTTTTGCCGGCGGAACGGTATTAGCAGCAATGCTTGTGCTGCTGTTTGCAGATTTCCGTGATTACCAAAACTTTGCACCAATTTTCGGAACAGCGATGTTCTTCATCATGCTCGCTTCGGTGACACTGGTGCCTGCCTTATTCACTTTATTCGGACGTAAGGCTTTCTGGCCGAAGGTGCCTAAATATGGTGTGGAAACAGAGGTCAAGCATGGAGTCTGGGGACCGATTGCCAGATTCGTTGTCAACAAGCCAGGGCTTTCCGGCGGTCTAGTCGCGATTTTCTTGATTGTTTCTGCCCTGAACGTTTTCAATTTGGAATATGAATTCGATATGGTCAAAAGCTTCCCAGAAGATTTGCCTTCACGCGTTGGCTATGAAATAGTGGAACAAAGGTTTGATAAAGGCGAGCTAGCTCCTACTACACTATTGATAGCAGCTGATAACTCATTAACCGAAGCAGATGCTGTCGAGATTACCGAGAAGCTGAAGGGTGATAAAGAAATTGCTTCTGTCCGTCTATCAGCGATTACAGAAAACAATGAAGCTGCCAAGTTCAGCATTGCTCTCGCGATGAATCCCTACTCAATTGAGGCGATGGACTATATAGAGGATTTGCAGAAGAAAACACCAGAAATACTTGACGAGTTAGGTTTGGATGCTGAGGCTTACTATAGCGGCGTCACTCCAAAGCTGGTCGATGAGCGTGAATACAATAATGGCGATATCATCAAAATCGTTTTACTTGAAACGGCCCTGATACTTGGATTGCTCGTCGTCTTGACTCGCCGCTGGAAAATGCCGATCTATATGATGGGTACAATCCTGCTCTCTTTTGTATCAGCATTAGGTCTCGGAGTATTCCTGATCGACGTGCTCTTCGGGTATGATGCTATCAGCACCCGCGTTCCGGTTTATGCATTCATTTTCCTAGTTGCACTTGGAATCGATTATAATATAATTTTAGCGTCCCGATTTATTGAAGAACGCAAGAAACATAATGTGAAAGAAGCACTTGAAATCGCCATCCGCAATACAGGCGGCGTAATTTCATCCGCAGGGATCATTTTGGCGGCAACGTTTGCAGCCCTGACGACAATGCCAATCGCCGATCTGTTCATCTTCGGTTTCATGGTAGCGATCGGAATCCTGATCGACACCTTCCTTGTCCGAGGCATGCTGCTGCCTGCATTGATCCTTTTCTTTGAAAAAGATAAGCAAACCAGTCCGGAGATTCAATAA